One region of Vescimonas fastidiosa genomic DNA includes:
- the recD2 gene encoding SF1B family DNA helicase RecD2: MGERCTVEGTVQSVVFQNEENGYTVLSLLTEQGEVVTVVGCIPYAAPGEGMTVTGVWITHPLYGPQITCEQVERRMPREEEEIVSYLASGILKGVGQATAERLVERFGTDTLRVLEEEPERLSQIKGITAKKAMELSKAFRELTGLRRTMEFMARYDLPVHLAVQAHRVYGAQALQRLREDPYLLAGQSFGVEFSRADEMALSMGFDGDSPCRTQAALLYELQHNQGNGHVFLPREKLLWAAAQLIGLPPDRVEMCLDTMVEQGAIRQEQVAGVLGCYTPELYEAECFVANKLLSMLRFPYGKVRGVDGVIEEMEMTQGIRYAPLQREAVTLAARSGVLLLTGGPGTGKTTATRAIVHLFEKMGLDILLLAPTGRAAKRMGELCEREAQTIHRCLGMSYNDLTGRVTYKKGESDPLEAEAVLVDEMSMVDLPLMQALLSALRPGCRLVMIGDADQLPSVGAGNVFSDLIRSGRVPLVALKEVFRQADKSYIIRNAHLVNGGIGPDLKTNQGDFFFLCRRVPERMVSTVVELCKTRLPEKMGIAPEDIQVLTPTRRGECGTVQLNRCLQAALNPPSRTKNEKQFGDLIFREGDRVMQTKNNYDVLWEKDDGTMGTGIFNGDVGTVEEIDPSGELMTLRFDDRTVGYTADMLNQLDMAYAITVHKAQGSEYKAVILLAAPAAPGLLVRGVLYTAMTRARELLIMVGDDTIPGQMAENDRRTRRYSGLRRRLKEGGTEA; the protein is encoded by the coding sequence ATGGGTGAGCGATGCACAGTGGAGGGAACCGTACAGTCGGTGGTCTTCCAGAATGAGGAAAACGGGTACACGGTGCTCTCCCTGCTGACGGAGCAGGGAGAGGTGGTGACGGTGGTGGGGTGCATCCCCTATGCCGCCCCCGGCGAGGGAATGACCGTTACGGGGGTGTGGATCACCCACCCGCTGTACGGGCCCCAGATCACCTGCGAGCAGGTGGAGCGGCGTATGCCCCGGGAGGAAGAGGAGATCGTCAGCTATCTGGCCTCCGGCATCCTCAAGGGGGTGGGACAGGCCACGGCGGAGCGGCTGGTGGAGCGATTCGGTACGGACACGCTCCGGGTGCTGGAGGAGGAGCCGGAGCGACTCAGCCAAATAAAGGGCATTACAGCCAAAAAGGCCATGGAACTATCCAAGGCATTTCGGGAATTGACGGGCCTGCGGCGGACCATGGAGTTTATGGCCCGGTATGACCTGCCGGTGCATCTGGCGGTGCAGGCCCATAGGGTCTATGGGGCCCAGGCCCTGCAAAGGCTCCGGGAGGACCCGTATCTGCTCGCCGGGCAGAGCTTCGGGGTGGAATTTTCCCGGGCGGACGAGATGGCCCTGAGCATGGGCTTTGACGGCGACAGCCCCTGCCGCACCCAGGCGGCGCTGCTGTATGAATTGCAGCACAACCAGGGAAACGGCCATGTGTTTTTGCCCCGGGAAAAGCTCCTGTGGGCGGCGGCACAGCTGATCGGTCTGCCGCCGGACCGGGTGGAGATGTGCCTGGATACCATGGTGGAGCAGGGAGCCATCCGCCAGGAGCAGGTGGCGGGTGTCCTGGGTTGCTACACCCCGGAGCTATATGAGGCGGAGTGCTTTGTGGCAAATAAGCTGCTGAGCATGCTGCGCTTCCCCTATGGAAAGGTCCGGGGCGTGGACGGTGTCATTGAGGAAATGGAAATGACCCAGGGTATCCGCTATGCGCCGCTGCAAAGGGAGGCGGTGACCCTTGCGGCCCGGTCCGGGGTGCTGCTGCTCACCGGCGGACCCGGCACGGGTAAGACTACGGCGACCCGGGCCATTGTGCATTTGTTTGAAAAAATGGGACTGGACATTCTGCTCCTGGCCCCTACGGGACGGGCGGCCAAGCGAATGGGAGAGCTGTGTGAGCGGGAGGCTCAGACCATCCACCGGTGTCTGGGCATGAGCTACAACGACCTGACGGGCCGGGTGACCTACAAAAAAGGGGAGAGCGACCCCCTGGAGGCGGAGGCCGTGCTGGTGGACGAGATGAGCATGGTGGACCTGCCGCTGATGCAGGCGCTGCTCTCGGCTCTGCGGCCCGGATGCAGGCTGGTGATGATCGGCGACGCGGATCAGCTGCCCTCGGTGGGGGCGGGGAATGTGTTCAGCGATCTCATTCGCAGCGGACGGGTTCCTTTGGTTGCCCTGAAAGAGGTTTTCCGTCAGGCGGACAAGTCCTATATTATTCGCAACGCCCACCTGGTCAACGGCGGCATCGGGCCGGACCTGAAAACCAACCAAGGGGACTTTTTCTTCCTGTGCCGCCGGGTGCCGGAGCGAATGGTGAGCACGGTGGTGGAGCTGTGCAAGACCCGGCTGCCGGAAAAAATGGGCATTGCCCCGGAGGACATCCAGGTGCTGACCCCCACCCGCAGGGGCGAGTGCGGCACGGTGCAGCTGAACCGCTGCCTCCAGGCGGCGCTGAACCCGCCGTCCCGGACAAAGAACGAAAAGCAGTTCGGCGACCTCATTTTCCGGGAGGGCGACCGGGTGATGCAGACCAAAAACAACTACGATGTGCTGTGGGAAAAGGACGACGGCACCATGGGCACCGGTATCTTTAACGGCGATGTGGGCACTGTGGAGGAGATAGACCCCTCTGGGGAGCTGATGACCCTGCGGTTTGACGACCGCACCGTGGGCTACACCGCGGACATGCTGAATCAGCTGGACATGGCCTACGCCATTACGGTACATAAGGCCCAAGGCAGCGAATACAAGGCGGTGATCCTGCTGGCAGCTCCGGCGGCGCCGGGACTGCTGGTGCGGGGGGTGCTGTACACGGCTATGACCCGGGCCCGGGAGCTGCTGATTATGGTAGGAGACGACACCATTCCCGGACAGATGGCGGAAAACGACCGCCGCACGCGCCGGTACAGCGGCCTGCGGCGGAGACTGAAAGAGGGAGGAACGGAAGCGTGA
- the uvrA gene encoding excinuclease ABC subunit UvrA yields the protein MQDHIFVKGARENNLKNIDVTIPRDKLVVMTGLSGSGKSSLAFDTIYAEGQRRYVESLSSYARMFLGQMDKPDVDYIDGLSPAISIDQKTTSKNPRSTVGTVTEIYDYFRLLWARVGVPHCPKCGKEIRQQTVDQIIDQILALPEGTRIQVLAPVVRGRKGEHTKVLEDARRGGFSRVRVDGHLYELTEEIPLEKNKKHTVEIVVDRLIVRPDIRQRLTDSVETAAGQSGGLVTVNLLREERDLQFSQNYACDDCGISIEELTPRMFSFNSPFGACPTCMGLGMQLKADPALIIPDENLSILDGAVVASGWNSIRSDGISRMYFEALAKKYHFDLRTPVKNLSPEVKKVIFYGTGEEKLELHYDQPRGKGVLHQAFEGLANNVERRYRDTQSDASRKELEEYMGECPCPACQGQRLRPEALAVTVGDMSIYRVTDLSVDRAIEFFDGLVLTETQQIIAAQILKEIRSRLRFLQSVGLGYLTLSRSSGTLSGGESQRIRLATQIGSSLMGVLYILDEPSIGLHQRDNDKLLSTLRNLRDLGNTLIVVEHDEDTMRAADYLIDIGPGAGSNGGRVVAAGTPEEVMANPDSLTGQYLSGKRSIPVPSVRRKGNGHNLIVYGAAEHNLKDIDVSIPLGTFTCVTGVSGSGKSSLVNEILYKKLGVELNRMKAHPGKHKKITGMEYLDKVVGIDQSPIGRTPRSNPATYTNLFNEIRNLFASTQEAKARGYGPGRFSFNTKGGRCEACCGDGLLKIEMHFLSDVYVPCEVCHGKRYNRETLEVRYKGKNISQVLDMTVEEALPFFAALPRIAEKLQTLMDVGLGYVKLGQSSTTLSGGEAQRVKLATELSRRSTGSTFYILDEPTTGLHAEDVKKLLEVLQRLVDGGNTVLVIEHNLDVIKSADWLIDLGPEGGVGGGEIVAVGTPEEVARCEKSYTGQYLKKVLEK from the coding sequence ATGCAGGATCATATTTTTGTTAAGGGCGCACGGGAGAATAATCTCAAGAATATTGATGTGACCATTCCCCGGGACAAGCTGGTGGTGATGACGGGGCTTTCCGGCAGCGGCAAGTCCTCCCTGGCCTTTGACACTATTTATGCCGAGGGACAGCGGCGGTATGTGGAGAGCCTGTCCAGCTATGCCCGGATGTTTTTGGGGCAGATGGATAAGCCCGATGTGGACTACATCGACGGGCTTTCCCCGGCGATTTCCATTGACCAAAAGACCACCAGCAAGAATCCCCGGTCCACCGTGGGTACGGTGACGGAGATTTACGACTATTTCCGGCTGCTGTGGGCCCGGGTGGGCGTGCCCCACTGCCCTAAGTGCGGCAAGGAGATACGCCAGCAGACGGTGGACCAGATCATCGACCAGATTCTGGCTCTGCCCGAGGGGACCCGCATCCAGGTGCTGGCCCCGGTGGTGCGGGGACGCAAGGGGGAGCACACCAAGGTGCTGGAGGACGCCCGGCGGGGCGGCTTTTCCCGGGTAAGGGTGGACGGACACCTCTACGAGCTGACGGAAGAAATCCCCCTGGAGAAGAACAAAAAGCACACGGTGGAGATCGTGGTGGACCGGCTCATTGTCCGGCCCGACATCCGCCAGCGGCTGACGGACTCCGTGGAGACGGCGGCGGGGCAGAGCGGAGGACTGGTGACGGTGAACCTCCTGCGGGAGGAGCGGGATCTGCAATTTTCCCAGAACTATGCCTGCGACGACTGCGGCATCTCCATTGAGGAGCTGACGCCCCGGATGTTCTCCTTTAACAGCCCCTTTGGCGCCTGCCCCACCTGCATGGGCCTGGGGATGCAGCTGAAGGCGGACCCAGCGCTGATTATACCGGACGAAAACCTGTCCATTTTGGACGGGGCGGTGGTGGCCAGCGGGTGGAACTCCATCCGCTCCGACGGCATCAGCCGGATGTATTTTGAGGCCCTGGCGAAAAAATATCACTTTGACCTGCGGACACCGGTGAAGAATTTATCTCCGGAGGTGAAGAAGGTCATTTTCTACGGCACCGGGGAGGAGAAGCTGGAGCTGCACTACGACCAGCCCCGGGGCAAGGGCGTGCTGCACCAGGCCTTTGAGGGCCTGGCCAACAATGTGGAGCGGCGTTACCGGGACACCCAGAGCGACGCCAGCCGCAAGGAGCTGGAGGAGTACATGGGCGAGTGTCCCTGCCCGGCCTGCCAGGGGCAGCGGCTGCGGCCGGAGGCCCTGGCGGTGACGGTGGGGGATATGTCCATCTACCGGGTAACGGACCTGTCTGTGGACCGGGCCATCGAGTTTTTTGACGGGCTGGTTTTGACGGAGACCCAGCAGATCATCGCGGCGCAGATATTGAAGGAGATACGGTCCCGGCTGCGGTTTTTGCAGTCGGTGGGACTGGGATACCTGACCCTCTCCCGGTCCAGCGGGACCCTCTCCGGCGGCGAGAGCCAGCGGATAAGGCTGGCCACACAGATCGGCAGCAGCCTTATGGGGGTGCTGTATATTTTGGATGAGCCGTCCATCGGACTGCACCAGCGGGATAACGACAAGCTGCTCTCTACCCTGCGGAATCTCCGGGACTTGGGCAACACCCTCATTGTGGTGGAGCACGACGAGGACACCATGCGCGCGGCGGACTACCTCATCGACATCGGCCCCGGAGCGGGCAGCAATGGGGGCCGGGTGGTGGCCGCCGGGACCCCGGAGGAGGTCATGGCGAATCCGGATTCCCTGACGGGACAGTATCTGTCCGGGAAGCGGTCTATCCCGGTGCCATCGGTGCGGCGAAAGGGCAACGGGCACAACCTCATTGTATACGGGGCTGCGGAGCATAATCTGAAAGATATTGATGTTTCTATTCCTCTGGGGACCTTCACCTGCGTGACGGGGGTCTCCGGCAGCGGGAAAAGCTCCCTGGTCAATGAAATTCTCTATAAAAAGCTGGGGGTGGAGCTGAACCGTATGAAGGCCCATCCCGGAAAGCACAAGAAAATTACAGGCATGGAGTATCTGGACAAGGTGGTGGGCATCGACCAGAGCCCCATCGGGCGGACGCCCCGGTCTAACCCCGCCACCTATACCAATCTGTTCAACGAAATCCGGAATCTCTTTGCCTCCACCCAGGAGGCCAAGGCCCGGGGCTACGGGCCGGGGCGATTCTCCTTTAACACCAAGGGGGGTCGGTGCGAGGCCTGCTGCGGCGACGGTCTGCTGAAGATCGAGATGCACTTTTTGTCGGATGTATATGTGCCCTGCGAGGTATGCCACGGCAAGCGCTACAACCGGGAGACCCTGGAGGTGCGCTACAAGGGGAAAAACATCTCCCAGGTACTAGACATGACCGTGGAGGAGGCACTGCCGTTTTTCGCGGCCCTGCCGAGGATCGCGGAGAAGCTGCAGACGCTGATGGATGTGGGCTTGGGCTATGTGAAGCTGGGCCAGTCCTCCACCACCCTCTCCGGCGGAGAGGCCCAGCGGGTGAAGCTGGCCACGGAGCTTTCCCGGCGGTCCACGGGCAGTACCTTCTACATCTTAGATGAGCCCACCACGGGCCTCCATGCGGAGGATGTGAAGAAGCTGCTGGAGGTTTTGCAGCGGCTGGTGGACGGAGGAAATACGGTGCTGGTCATCGAGCATAACCTGGATGTGATCAAGTCCGCGGACTGGCTCATCGACCTGGGCCCCGAGGGGGGCGTAGGCGGCGGCGAGATCGTGGCGGTGGGCACACCGGAGGAGGTGGCCCGGTGCGAAAAGTCCTATACCGGGCAATACCTGAAAAAGGTGCTGGAGAAATGA
- a CDS encoding DUF2116 family Zn-ribbon domain-containing protein, with protein sequence MKKCGYCGKEVKGELDFCSDGCEKSYKDENEKDERRIKYFAGGIVLGLLVIAVSAFTKSVFMVGIGVIIMGIVVFLLPFTTPETIAFLGYKRAKTAGRIAGIVLIAVGIWVGLI encoded by the coding sequence ATGAAAAAGTGCGGATATTGTGGGAAAGAAGTTAAGGGTGAGCTGGATTTTTGCAGCGATGGGTGCGAGAAAAGCTATAAGGATGAAAATGAGAAGGATGAACGCAGAATCAAGTATTTTGCGGGCGGTATAGTCTTAGGCCTATTGGTCATTGCGGTCAGCGCGTTTACAAAGAGCGTTTTTATGGTGGGAATCGGCGTTATAATAATGGGGATTGTTGTGTTTTTACTGCCGTTTACCACGCCGGAGACCATTGCTTTTTTGGGGTACAAAAGGGCAAAGACCGCAGGCAGAATAGCAGGTATAGTATTGATAGCAGTCGGAATATGGGTAGGACTCATTTGA
- the ybaK gene encoding Cys-tRNA(Pro) deacylase, translating to MAKNKEEKTNVMRTLEQKKIAYTAKTYPHGEGDAIDGVSVARAVGLEPEMVFKTLVCKGASGGYYVFDIPVEENLDLKKAARAVGEKSVAMLPQKELLPLTGYVHGGCSPVGMKKQFPTVFHETAESLSQVAVSAGKIGYQVVCDPKDLMALLRAGTADLIVE from the coding sequence ATGGCAAAGAATAAAGAGGAAAAAACCAATGTGATGCGCACCTTGGAGCAGAAGAAGATCGCCTACACGGCAAAGACCTATCCCCACGGAGAGGGGGACGCCATCGACGGAGTCAGCGTGGCAAGGGCCGTGGGGCTGGAGCCGGAGATGGTGTTTAAGACCCTGGTGTGCAAGGGCGCGTCCGGGGGATACTATGTGTTTGACATCCCCGTGGAGGAGAACCTGGACCTGAAGAAGGCGGCCCGGGCCGTGGGGGAGAAGTCCGTTGCCATGCTGCCCCAGAAGGAGCTGCTGCCGCTTACGGGCTATGTACACGGCGGGTGCAGCCCGGTGGGAATGAAAAAGCAGTTTCCCACGGTGTTTCACGAGACGGCGGAGAGCCTTTCCCAGGTGGCGGTTTCGGCGGGAAAGATCGGATACCAGGTGGTGTGCGACCCCAAGGACCTGATGGCGCTGCTGCGGGCCGGGACGGCGGACCTTATTGTGGAGTGA